One Paralysiella testudinis genomic window, TTTACGCTGATGATGTTGGCGCGCGAGCCGATTAACACATTGTCTTCCAACGTGATGCCGCCCAAATCGGTAAACATCACACCGCTGTTGATGAACACGTTTTTGCCGATGCGCAGATGCCGCCCAAAGTCGCTGTACAGCGGTAAATTCACGTGCAGGTGGTCATCGATTTCGGCGCCGGTAATTTGTGCCAGCAACGCCCTGATGTCGGCTTGACTTCGAAATGCGCCGCTTAATTCGGCAATCAGCGGCGCGTTTTCATCGACAATACGGTGGATTTCGGCAAATAAATCACTGTCGGGGGCGATGGTTTGGTTTTTAGGAATAGCGATTTTCATATTGTTTCTTTATATTTTAAGGCTACCTGAAAGCCTGTTTTTACTTTCAGGTAGCCTTATTACCCAACAGGCTTATTTCAAATTCGCTTTAAAAAACTGTTCGAATTTATCAAACGGGATTTTGCCCGTGGTATTGTCGTACAAATCGGTGTGATATGCGCCCGGCACGATATACAGCTCTTTGTTTTTGCTGCCCAAAGCTTTAAACGCATCTTCCGAGAAATAACGCGAATGCGCTTTTTCGCCGTGCACCATCAATACGGGCGCGCGCATTTCGGCAGCGTACTGCAAAATCGGCATATTTACCATAGAAATCATGGCGGTAGTGGCCCATGAACCGTTCGGGTTCGAGTTGGCCGCGCGCGGATGGAAGCCGCGTTTGGTGGTGTAAAACTCTGAATAATCCGCCATAAATTTCGGCGTTTCACTGTTGATTTGATCGGCGGTTAAATTGTTGCGCGGCGACAGCGTGGCATAGCCGTTTTTCGAGGCTTCCCAGCGGTTATTATTCATTTCCTGTTTCATTTTATAACGCGCATCGGCATCCACGCTGTCGTTGTAGCCTTTTGCGTTGACGCGCGTCATGTCATACATGGTGCTGGTGGCCACGGCTTTGATACGGGTGTCGCTAATTGCCGCATTGAGCGCGAAACCGCCCCAGCCGCAAATGCCTAAAATGCCGATTTCATCACGGTTCACGTTATCCAGCGAACCTAAAAAATCCACCGCAGCGCTGAAGTCTTCGGTGTTGATGTCGGGCGAGGCCATATTGCGCGGTTCGCCGCCGCTCTCGCCGGTGAACGAGCCGTCAAACGCCAGCGTAATAAAGCCGCGCTCGGCCAGGGTTTGGGCATACAGGCCAGAAGACTGCTCTTTCACCGCGCCAAACGGGCCGCTCACGGCAATCGCCGGCAGCTTGCCGCGGGCATTTTTCGGGGTGTATAAATCCGCCGCCAGCGTGATGCCGTAGCGGTTTTTAAAGGTCACTTTGCGGTGGTCGACTTTATTGCTTTGCGGAAAAATTTTGTCCCATTCTTGGGTGAGCGGTAAATTCATGGTCGGGTTTCCTTGATGGGTTGTGGCGGCAGGTTGTGCCAATGCCGGAACAGCAGCAGTTGCCATAATAGCGGCGGTGAATGTTGCCAAAGCAGATTGCGTAAAACGGCGGCGTGATAATTGCAGATTCATATTCAATTTCCTTTTATTTGGTAAATAGTGTGTTTAGTGATTCGATGGAGGCCATTGTAAGACTGTTTGAATTTCAGGTAAATTCATGAATTTTGATTTCATAATTTCTAAAATAGAAATTATTACTTGCCTGAGCCGATATGTTTGGGCTATGTTGGCAACTAATCTGGTTGCACGAGGAAACCGCTATGCTGGACAAAATCGAAGCCTTAAAA contains:
- a CDS encoding DapH/DapD/GlmU-related protein, with product MKIAIPKNQTIAPDSDLFAEIHRIVDENAPLIAELSGAFRSQADIRALLAQITGAEIDDHLHVNLPLYSDFGRHLRIGKNVFINSGVMFTDLGGITLEDNVLIGSRANIISVNHPVDPQARRGIILNPVRICKNAWIGANATILPGVAVGENAIVAAGAVVSKDVPPNTIVGGIPAKVIKTI
- a CDS encoding alpha/beta hydrolase → MNLPLTQEWDKIFPQSNKVDHRKVTFKNRYGITLAADLYTPKNARGKLPAIAVSGPFGAVKEQSSGLYAQTLAERGFITLAFDGSFTGESGGEPRNMASPDINTEDFSAAVDFLGSLDNVNRDEIGILGICGWGGFALNAAISDTRIKAVATSTMYDMTRVNAKGYNDSVDADARYKMKQEMNNNRWEASKNGYATLSPRNNLTADQINSETPKFMADYSEFYTTKRGFHPRAANSNPNGSWATTAMISMVNMPILQYAAEMRAPVLMVHGEKAHSRYFSEDAFKALGSKNKELYIVPGAYHTDLYDNTTGKIPFDKFEQFFKANLK